The sequence ATCTGATAAAGGCCTCCACAGACTGTATGATTTTAGCCGTCTTATATGGGCAAATTCTTAGGTCGCTAGGTCGGCCGATTAAGTACCACTACGTGCGTTCGTTGACTCTGACTTTgtcaggtttagaaatgtttagcCTTTATCGTAGACAGTGGCTGGTGTTAAGAGCTGATCCGGGGGACTGGCCCATAAGAACAcaatataatagtttgatttaaacggttacatgctttgcaagaataactatttccctaataatctttttcatgacacatctgaaatcaggcgaTAATGTGTATTTATCAAAATCcccaatcaaaataaacattctacCACAGCATCCATGTTATTTTGGGTAAGCCTATTTGATTCTAAGTTCAgacatataaagtttgtatgtgaaaactatttctaagatgcatAGTTTTCAGTTTttccgaactcacttcactcTTACATAAGCATAGAGTGAGACTTGCGCTGCTGGTGCTGGCACATGCGTAGATCAAATTACATGGCTGCAGTCGCAGAATGTGACGACAGAAATGATCCTTATTATACAATCTGGCCAGGTTGATAAAGATTTTTGTAACATGTAGGTCCGTTTTTGAGTTGCATTCCAAAAATTCAGCCGCACAAATGTACGTAGAGCTACGTagaaagctaaaaaaaaaaaaaaaaaaaaaaaagctaactaGAATGTTGGTGGACTGTAGGCTAAACTAGATTACGTAGTCGGCGTAGagatgtaaagaaaaaaaaatcgGATTTATGTTGTAGTTCAATTTGTATGACCGTTAGGGACTCTTTAGCAACTTACATATTTTgagcacataaaggcttcataatatcagtcagttaacattacatttatctcatagaacaaaacctATATAAGATCTCCGAAGCCTTGTGTGTTAACTACGGgtcttacttaaaaaaaaaaaagttttacctttatttaactaggcaagtcagttaagaacaaattcttattttcaatgacagactaggaacagtgggttaactgcctgttcaggggcagaacaacatatttgtaccatgtcagcacagggatttgaacttgcaaccttccagttactagtccaatgctctaaccactaggctaccctgccaccccatttaTACCCCTACCTGATGATTTCCCCCCAGAGGAATGCCCAACGAACCAGAGGTTAAAAAAAATGCTAACTCATTTCATATATTTTTtggactacaagctggcgagctcAATAGTATTGCATAAAAAACAGTCTCTTCAGTCACTCGTTAAACAATAatgtttactctctctcccttactttcATGTAGtctatttttgctttgatttCATCAGCAGCTCTATTTTCCCATGTGTGCTGTTATTCATTAATCTGTGTTGGATGCAGTCTCTCACGATCTGCAAATGTGAGTTGCGGTTTGTTGATTATTGTGAGTTGCTATTTGTTGATTATTAGGAGTACAGTAATACTTCTGGCATTTCTGGAAAGCTCATTCTCCCCTTTTTAAGGAAAACACTTATTTATCCCCTTGACAGTTATGATGGGGAGAAAAATCAGAgctataaattgtttaacctgtagCCAAGGCTTTATTAGTATATGGTTAAGTATGCCTGGCATTGGTTACAATCTGCCACAATATCAATGTTGCCAGCTAAGGTATAAGAGGGGATAGTAGAACTAGATGTACAAGGCTATCTGAATGGGCACACGATGTAAGTTAGACGTCGCctaaatattttattatttaatagAAAATAATGCACGGACTTACGTGACTAAAATGGCTGTGAATAAGGAAGTGGAAGCTATTATGTGCATGATGGAAATTAAGTTGGAGGTTTGTATGAACTCttcagtaaaacaaaaataactacAATGATTAAAATGATTGTGACTATAACTAGACAAAAAATGTCCAGAGTTGTAGTCAACTGATAATAACTAAAACTAAGAAGGATGAAATTACTAAAATGGGTATTTTAGTCATAAAAACTCAATCTAAAATAGGTGAGAAAATGAACACTACAGCCATCGATCTGTGCTCCCCAAAGAGTCACCCTCCAGGCATGTAGGTTAGCCTAGATGTTTGACGAAATCACAATTTCAGTCGTTCATCAAAGTAGATAAGCCATACTTTTAAGACTgctaaataaaaacattaaatcAATTAATGTATTGTCATGTAGAGATACCTAAGCAACTgcatctctctatcgctcttcctctccatgtctgtctgccaGCCCCACTGGCAAGAACCAATGAGAACAGGCAGATGAAGATGTAATTGAttctggtcattgtagttaattaccacatgTTCTGTGCTTAACTATGATGAGTTGGGCAACATATCCCAGAGAGAGATCTCTCTCGAAAAATGGCGCAAACAACGCGTTGAGAGCAACAACAAACCAACAAcaaactaaatggaattcaaataattgagtCCATCAATTAGTTATTTACAAACCAACATTTCGGTAAATAACTCAGCATCACAACAAGCTCTTATTTAATCTGAATAAATTATGACCAAACTACAACTGAGATTTACCAATTAGAAACAATTTGAATATCATACTCACAAAAATGATAATTATACAATTACTAATTGTGATGGTAATTGTGATTGTAGCCATTTGGAAAAccaggaagaaaaaaaagaattgACGGTGGTACCACCACACGTAATATAATTGAAAAGCCCAGACTGTCTTCTCAAAGGTACAACAGGACCTGACACAGTGGCATGTATGGCCTTAATTAGAGATACGGATCATAAACAAATGTCCATTTGAGAGGGCAAATGAATTGCTGAGTCTCAGGAGGATAGGGGAGCTTGTGAGACTTCTCCACGGCGTTGTTATCCAATTCAAGTCATGTACCAATAATAAGCTCCTCTCTTCTTGTCAGTCTGTAGATGCAGATGCTGCAGGGCCCGGAGGATCGCCACTGGTCAAGCAGGAGAagtctgaaggagaggaggacccacGGCACAACAGAGATATCCAAACTGGAGCAGCGGCTGGAGTGCCCCCTATAGCCACGGAGGACAACACCACCGCTCCAGTGCAGCCCAGGACCCAACGCagcatcacggaggtcagtggaacgcCGAACGCCGTCCTCAAGTccgagacagacacaaagacttTAACTTTAACACGCAGGCTCTTACACACAGGATTTGACCAcagatcagacccagagagactggggctggggctggggagactGGGCTGTCCTCCTGCTCCCAGCTCAGAGTACTTACCAGTATTTCACCAGACCCAGAGGACGGTTCATTCCCGTGGAGATGGTGAAGGTGACACATTAGACACTGGCAGTGATGATCTGTCTTCCTCTTACGCGACAGAGATGGAACCTGGCAACATATCCTTGGgtttagagacacagactgaTCTGTCTAGAGGGTACTGGAACCAGTGcagtagtagtgtatactctgaagggtgccTAGATAAGAAAAGGGAGGGTCTGGTCGTAGATGTGAAAGTGGAGGGCGATGCTCCTCCCACATGGAATGCAGATAGTCACCTAGGAGACCGACACTCACAGGGCAGAGAATTCTTAGATTACAGAGGAAGCTTAGAGACTAATCCAAATGTCGCAACCCACTCCCCTTTACACGCATTCAGGGATCGCGACCCAGTGTCCGCATCGATGGGGCTTTCTGATTCACAGGGCCCCGTCCTTTTCGATCAGGTCTTGAACTCAAACGACCAAAGGGCAAAGGCTCGGGGAGGTGGAGAAACATCAGGCAATACtaaagagaaacggttcctctgcatgttctgtaacaaaggcttcagctgcccCCAGAAGGTGGAGAGGCACCAGAGGATCCACACAGGtgagaaaccctacagctgcccccagtgtgagaaAAGGTTCTCCCGCCAGGACCACTTGAAGTTGCACCAGaaggtccacacaggggagaaaccctacagctgcccccagtgtcacatgcgctttACCCAGGCTGGCAacctgaagatgcacctgaaggtccacacgggaGAGAGGCCATTCGCCTGTACGCACTGCGGGAAGAAGTTCTCAGAGAGGAGatacctcaggatacaccagcagaaaaaccaTTCCACTCTAACATAGAAAGTAACCATTCCATTCAATAGCTTCTGGCGTTTAGATCAaaccctgcattaaagacaaaGACTAATTTACATTGTTGTCAACAGAAATTATGCATTTGGAATAAGCAGAGGAACAGATTTCAGTGTTGAATATTCCTGGGCAGAATATTGCATCCAGACATTGTGATATACACTgaatgtataaaacattaggaacaccttctctttctatgacagactgaccaggtgaatccaggtgaaagctatgatcccttattgatgtcacctgttaaatcaacttcagtctgtaaatgaaggggaggaggcaggttaaagaaggattttaaagcctttgagacatggatagtgtgtgtgtgccatttagagggtgactgggcaagacagactaaagtgcctttgaatggggtatgattgtaggtgccaggcgtactggtttgagtgtgtcaagaaccgcaatgctgctgggtgtttcactcaacattttcctgtgtgtatcaagaatggtccaccacccaaaggacatccagccaacttaacacaactttggaagcattggagtcaacatgggccagcatctctgtggaatgctttcgacatctTGTTGAGTCCATGTTCTgacgaattaaggctgttctgagggcaaaagggggtgcaactcagtattaggaaggtgttccttatgttttgtacactcagtgtataaggcACATCCACACCTGAGAAATCTGTTTCATATTGTGTTTGTGCTGTGTAGGATATATGATGTTCACAAATGAACCCAAAACACTTTTAATGAGAAAATGAATAGTTTATGAAGATCATGCAGATTTCTTTGATGTGTATGTGTGGTTTTCATATGGTATATTTAATACTTGTTTATGTTTAGCCCCTTCCACTTGTGGAAATTGGTCAATATGGATTGGGCCAAATTGAAATTTCTAACAGATTAACTATTAAAAGCATATGCATTACCATGGTAGAAATTGAAGGAGAACACTTTAGAGTTGATGGGGAAATGATTTGACCAAAGGTGAagacaacagttcacctgacacaagactgaatccaaacattacacggttgattttatgtgcattggacatttactgtacttttcatggcatttgtcaataacaaaatctgaaaatactgTGGAAACATTCAGTCTCAAAATATGAATATTCATTGTAATTTTGGAGTGGGAGCAAGATAAGTAAAAAATGGTTTgagtcaaatttatttatatagcccttcttacatcagctgatatatcaaagtgctgtacagaaacccagcctaaaacctcaaacagcaagcaatgcaggtgtagaagcacgttggctaggaaaaactccctagaaaggccaaaacctaggaagaaacctagagagggacaaggctatgaggggtggccagtcctcttctggctgtgccaggtggagattataacagaacatggccaagatgttcaaatgttcataaatgaccagcatggtcaaataataataatcacagtagttgttgagggtgcaacaagtcagcacctcaggagtaaatgtcagttggcttttcatagccgatcattaagagtatctctactgctcctgctgtctctagagagttgaaaacagcaggtctgggacaggtagcacgtccggtgaacagctcagggttccatagccgcaggcagaacagttgaaactggagcagcagcacggccaggtggactggggacagcaaggagtcatcatgccaggtagtcctgaggcatggtcctagggctcatgtcctccgagagaaagagagaattagagagagagcatacttaaattcacacaggacacgggATAAGACCGAAggaatactccagatataacagactgaccctagccccccgacacataaactactgcagcataaatactggaggctgagacaggagcggtcaggagacactgctgccccatccaatgatacccccggacagggccaaacaggcaggatataactccacccacttttccaaagcacagcccccacaccactagagggatatcttcaaccaccaacttaccatcctgagacaaggctgagtatagcccacaaagatctccgccacggcacaacccaatggGTGGCGCCAACCCAGTGAGAGGTCTAACTAGTTAAAGAAGTGTGCGTTGTTCCGAAGTAATTTCAGTGCACTTTTATGACTTTATGGCTTATTTGAGCTCTGCTTGCATTGCCATTGAGGAACTGAAGAAAGCACACTTGCAgttttttgtttggaacacaaccctgcgtccccaccatcacacaattCGAGACCTTGGGACTATAAAGGCTCTCACATTTTGGTCAAAAATGTGTTATTCACATAGTTGCTCTGTAGTTGGTCCTACACATGTGTGATGTCAGATTTGTGATAAAGACAACTTACGATGGTAAAAGAAAAAGTGATATCTTCACAAACATCTTTGAAACCCAGGTTGACATTTCAGAGCCATAAGGTTCTATCTGTGaatgacaccccccccccaaaaaaaactgaTTTGCAAATGTCTCAAGATTTTATACCCTGCACTTCAGGTACCTTTTAAAATGAGGACCTTATTGGGTTATGAAAGAAGAATTCATTACAAAACAGTTCTGAGATCTGGGATGAGAACGTTGATGCTCAATATCTCAAACTATGCTTTGCGCAGATAGAACTTTAAACTCCCACGTTCACGAATTACTGTTGCTGTTTACATAATCTCACATTTTTCTATTAGAAATCGCAATccgggtcaggtgggcatcatttgacaGCGTATCCTATtgtcaacatgactagctaaTACAGTGGTAGGCTTTCAAAAGGTACTTCAGACAAACAGACTGTAATTTTGGTGCACATAGAATGGAGTTATGAGTGTATTCAAGTGCGTGTTCCGCGGCTAAGGTTCTGCACAATACGACAAacacaggctcattgtgttcaggacaacccagggtttAACACATGTCATCCTTGTAACTGTGGATCAAACATAGCGATCATAAACGTTGATACTCTAAATTACATGTTTTccaatatggaaatgtgaagtgcacctTTGGACTCACAGGTGTGtggtttgcttgtatgacatcagtggtagttattataatcctcaatgtctcatctttcagAACGCATTGACTCAATTTCCAGCATTCCCCTCACTCGGACAACAACAAATGTGCTAAAGTAACCCAATTAACAGGTGGGATGGGGACATCTTGTTGCGCAGTGCTAAAGTTTATAACAGCAATCAGTCAAATCTCATACAGTGATGTACAGCCACTGCATTCCAATTTAGGCACTTATCAATGACAAAATCTTGTATTTTCAACCCGTACACGGAATGACGGGGTGTGAGTGGAAAGGGTTAATATACACAAAATGGGACTTTTCATTCTAAGACTTTCATTGAGACTCTCTTTAGTATACATCACATCTGATCTCACCCTATTTTGCATACATACAACAGCACTTTATAACCAATATACATTTACTAAATATAcctacacatacccacacactaaGAAACACCTACTGTACACGTCATTATAGTTTAGTCAGGTATgtctgatttttaaaaattatttttattttttacttatcatAGCTGACTTGTTTTTACCCACATTTATGTCCACCATGATGGGTTTAACAACAATGAAGTCATTCTGTAACTACAGTGGGGATGGGTAAACACACCACGTTGAAAGTCCATGCCTTTCAATCATCAAACCATCAATGCTGCATTATGTACCTTTTTGGGCGACcccaccaaattcacatagaaatgacagttgtagatctgtcattcttattgaaagcaagtctaataagcggtagatctgttctatgtgcactatttttATGCTTTGTGTTCGTAAGTTTAATTTTTGCATCTTTAACTTCCGGTTTTATACACCAGCTGGAAATACTTTTTGGTTATTGAcaagatatttcacagcggtttagatggtacaacgaTTCTCTACACTTAGATAGGGTTGGGCGGTATTCAGATTGTCATACTGTCCTCTCAACCCaggaaacaaacaaataaaagcCCATTGGGTGTCTATTACCAGAATTCTCACAAAATTGTCACAATTAATAGAAAATTTCCATGTAGGCTGATAGCTAAATATGTTAACAAGCGCAAACGAAAATAAAcaaattgcaaagacaggcaatccagctcatGAAGTTAAACATACAGTgggccaaaaaagtatttagtcagccaccaattgtgcaagttatcccacttaaaaagatgagagaggcctgtaattttcatcataggtacacttcaactatgacagacaaaatgaggaaaaaacatccagaaaatcacattgtaggatttttatgaatttatttgcaaattatggtggaaaataagtatttggtcacctacaaacaagcaagtttTCTGGCTCtctcagacctgtaacttcttctttaagaggctcctctgtcctccactcgttacctgtattaatggcacctgtttgaacttgttatcagtataaaagactcctgtccacaacctcaaacagtcacactccaaactccactatggccaagaccaaagagctgtcgaaggacaccagaaacaaaattgtagacctgcaccaggctgggaagactgaatctgcaataggtaagcagcttggtttgaagaaatcaactgtgggagcaattattaggaaatggaagacatacaagaccactgatgatctccctcgatctggggctccacgcaagatctcaccccgtggggtcaaaatgatcacaagaacggtgagcaaaaatcccagaaccacacggggggacctagtgaatgacctgcagagagctgggaccaaagtaacaaagcttaccatcagtaacacactacgccgccagggactcaaatcctgcagtgccagacgtgtccccatgcttaagccagtacatgtccaggcccgtctgaagtttgctagagagcatttggatgatccagaagaagattgggagaatgtcatatagtcagatgaaaccaaaatataactttttggtaaaaactcaactcgtcgtgtttggaggacaaagaatgccgagttgcatccaaagaacaccatacctactgtgaagcatgggggtggaaacatcatgctttggggctgtttttctgcaaagggaccaggacgactgatccgtgtaaaggaaagaatgaatggggccatgtatcgtgagattttcttccatcagcaagggcattgaagatgaaacgtggctgggtctttcagcatgacaatgatcccaaacacaccacccgggcaacaaagagtggcttcgtaagaagcatttcaaggtcctggagtggcctagccagtctccagatctcaactccatagaaaatctttggagggagttgaaagtccgtgttgcccagcaacagccccaaaacatcactgctctagaggagatctgcatggaggaatgggccaaaatagcaGCAACAGTGTGTGTAAACCTTGTGAAGagttacagaaaacatttgacatctcattgccaacaaagggtatataacaaagtattgaaataaacttttgttattgaccaaatacttattttccaccataatttgcaaataaattcattaaatatcctacaatgtgattttctggatttttttccttctcattttgtctgtcatagttgaagtgtacctatgatgaaaattacaggcctcatcttattaagtgggagaacttgcacaattggtggctgacttaatacttttttgcctcactgtatatataggtaggagctaccgaatgtaattttttggtgagtttggacatttacaaaCAAATGTGAATGAcagacattgtgcaaatgaacaaagttttgaTACATACAGTACTGGCTCTCAAGCAGCATGTCTACAACTGTGTATGTGTGGAGTCTGTAGTCGCTAGTGCAACGGGCCTGCCTGCTACGAGAAGAGAGAAATGCAAGGAAGTCAAGATAAGTGGCAGCTGTTCAAATAACTAATCCAAAtggctttgacttctcaaacacgaCAGAAAGCTGACACAATATGATGCCCCACCACCTTATTAAAACAGACACTGACTTAGCAAATTCAACTAGGGTTCGTGTTAACGCATAATTCAGTGTTTTTTTACGCAGGAAAAAAATATATCTTGCTGCGTTTTGTAAACgcagatctaaaatgcttcttattgtaaaTTCTGCTCGGCATCAGAGCAATTTTGTACTTAAGTTGAAACTCATCTCGAATGAGAATAAACTAACAGGCAGACAGTACTCTTGAGTGATGTGTAGCTTTTTTTCTCCGGTACATTTCTTGGTGTAGCCGGCCTATTTTCGATGGTAAAGTGCTAGATTCACTTTAAGCAAAATATTAGGACAAGTAGCTCGCTACCTTCTTTCTATGATAGGTCTAAACATTAGAAAGATATTGGCCATCCATCGTTTTTGGTAGAAAAGAAAAGACAGCTTTTTCATTGTAAGTTaatttacttgtgtggctgccagccaaattgcgttgcacttctgttgtcatcttATGAAAATTAAGCTATTTTCTGCctgtgttgcactaatgtattttctgtgaagaaaaactatagttgcacgtccttgatcactctattgaagaagaaaaaaacctcCCAGTTGACTTTAAATATAAAACGCGACCCCTGTCAATACACAGCTGGATTTAACTGCTCCCGCTTTCCCCTGtagtgctatttacaaacaaacacgtgactggctcaactgtgcTGGGGACCTAAGTAAGCTTCGTATTGatgccatgtttcatgagctgaaataaaagatccctgaaatgttccataggCACAACAAAACGtaattctctcaaatgttgtccatacatttctttacatccctgttagtgagcatttctcctttgccaagataatccatccacctaacaggtgtggcatatcaagaaaatgattaaacagcatgctcattacacaggtgcaccttgtgctggggacaaaaggccactcttaaaTGTGATTGCAGGATAGTCCattagagctgttgccagagaattgaatgttcattcaTTTACTCTCAGCCACCTccattttagaaaatttggcattacgtccaactggcctcacaaccgcagaccatgtgtaaccatgccagccaaggatcgtctgagaccagccacctggacaactgatgaaactgggtttgcatcAGTGTTTCTGCAAAAACTGTCAAACTGTtttagggaagctcatctgcatgctcatcgtcatcaccagggtcttgacctgactgcagttcggcatcataaccaacttcagtgggcaaatgttcacctttgatggccactggtacGCTGGAGAAGTTTGCTCTTCATGCATGAATCCCGGTTTccactgtactgggcagatggcgtcgtgtgggcgagcagtttgctgatgtcaacgttctGAACGGAGCGCCTCATGATGgcgatggggttatggtatgggcaggcataagctacatacaatgaacacaattgcattttatcaatggcaatttgaatgcacagagttgccgtgacgagatcctgagggccattgtcgtgccattcatccgcctccatcacctcatgtttcagcatgataatgcacggccccatgtctcaagaatctgtacacagttcctgttctttcccagttcttccatggcctgcatacttaccagacatgtcacccatagagcatgtttgtgatgctctggatcGTCGTGTACGAAAgtgttccagttcctgacaatatccaacaactttgcacagccattgaagaagagtgggacaacattccacaggccacagtcaacagcctgatcaactctatgtgaaggagatgtgtcgcgctggacgaggcaaatggtggtcacaccagatactgactggctttctgatccacgcccctacttgtttttaaggtatctgtgaccaacagatgcatatctgtatttccagtcatgtgaaatccatagattagggccaaattaatttatttcaattgactgatttccttatatgaactgtaacaatgtaaaatctttgaaattgctcCATGTAGCgtttttatgtttttgttcagtgtacatttgtATAGTATCAAATCAACTAACATGTTTGCATAGTGTCATATCAACTAGCATGTTTGTATAGTACTCATAGCAATCCCTCATTGCCCAATCAGAAGATGCTCATAGCAGGGTGCTCATATAAGATttcttgatccaacatcctctccctctgtatctcttacagccagtagacatggaggatgggaagcctgatctgctgctggtcaaagaggagacaatagaagatgaaccagagagcattgacctgctgagtggactaaagatgggggagcaaggtaagagagaaatacatatagcCTCCATACAGTAATATATCTTCAATGGGAATAGTGATGCGCCTGGCTATTATAATTtggaaaaaacatttttttcatcaAATTAAGTTAATACATGtttacatacaaaaacacacatcatAACGTATGAACATGACCAGGGCCTGATTTCCCTATAGCGATGGAACTTAGGCATACAAGTTCTTTTACAGATGCGTCTTTCTTACAACGTCCTAAAATGTAACatgcgtttcccaaaacaccaagCAGAGAGAACGTTCGCTAAGTGCGTTGTTGAGgcatgtgtcgatactgataggatcgaaagaaCGGCAGCCCTGCTCTCAGATCAGCGTTCTCCCTTTCCAATCTTACCTTTAACATTTGAATTATTCCACGATACTGAcgacggatcagctcctagagataGTATCACCTATGGCTACAAATATTGAGGtgg is a genomic window of Oncorhynchus tshawytscha isolate Ot180627B linkage group LG11, Otsh_v2.0, whole genome shotgun sequence containing:
- the LOC121847781 gene encoding uncharacterized protein LOC121847781 — its product is MANCMVFHTQIASVMEVLANAAVAEICKLVDDDYAVFRLEITQSQKENGALRRKLQLLELKVARERAERTIRERVLASRPSSVKVLDRYKGMTRGGHLTGGHRSFVKPAGHNTWSDDQPITVDEGTRTSIQNIIVIESVDADAAGPGGSPLVKQEKSEGEEDPRHNRDIQTGAAAGVPPIATEDNTTAPVQPRTQRSITEVSGTPNAVLKSETDTKTLTLTRRLLHTGFDHRSDPERLGLGLGRLGCPPAPSSEYLPVFHQTQRTVHSRGDGEGDTLDTGSDDLSSSYATEMEPGNISLGLETQTDLSRGYWNQCSSSVYSEGCLDKKREGLVVDVKVEGDAPPTWNADSHLGDRHSQGREFLDYRGSLETNPNVATHSPLHAFRDRDPVSASMGLSDSQGPVLFDQVLNSNDQRAKARGGGETSGNTKEKRFLCMFCNKGFSCPQKVERHQRIHTGEKPYSCPQCEKRFSRQDHLKLHQKVHTGEKPYSCPQCHMRFTQAGNLKMHLKVHTGERPFACTHCGKKFSERRYLRIHQQKNHSTLT